The sequence below is a genomic window from Cloacibacillus sp..
GAAAGAGGCGCGAAGATAACCGCGCAGAGGATAGCTATTCTTCATCAGCTAGAGGGACGCACGGATCATCCTTCCGCTGATACGCTCTACCGCGAACTCTCTGCGGAATATTCAACGATGTCGGTGGCGACGCTCTACAGCACGGCGCAGCTTCTGGCTGACGCCGGCCTCATCAAAATATTGAGCATCGACGACAAGAGGGTCTATTTCGACCCCACCACCTCGACGCACGGCCATTTCCTTTGCAGAAAATGCGGAAAACTTTTTGACATTCCCGTTGACGAGGACGAAATTTTCAAATCGGCGGCCTCAGTCCGCGACAACATCGCGCAGATCGAGCGTACGGAGATATTCTTCTACGGCCTCTGCTCCGACTGCCTGAAAATTTAGCGCCGCTTTATGGGCACTGCCATATCGTTTGCGGCCGGGCTCTTTCTTTTATACTGGCCCTATTTTTGGTGCTGGTATAAAAAAGTTTCACCTGATACGCTCGGCCTCTATTGGGATTTCAATATCAGAGATATGATGCAGACACTTTGTGTGTCTGCATTAATATTGGCGGGGCTGACGGTAGTCGCCATGAACTGGCCGTGGGAAAACCTTCCCAAGCACAGGGGTTTATGGACCGCGCTGAACATGGCTGGCTCTGGGCTTGCCGCGGCGGTCATAGAAGAGACTTTTTTCCGTGGCTGGCTCCAGCCGGTGCTTGAAAAAAAGCTGCACCCCTACGCCGCCATCGTGGTGACAAATATGATATTTGCGCCCATCCACCTCATCGTAGCTCCCTACTGGATATCTCTTGCAACATTTTTTCCGGGGCTCATCATGGGCTGGCTCAAATACAGATATAAAAATCTCTTCCCGCCGGCGCTCTTTCATTTCGTGGGCAACATCTGGGCAATATGGTTCTTCCCGATGCCAGTGAAATTCTGACGGGACGGCAAAGCGGCGCTATAATAATTACGCGGCTTTGCCGTAAATATTATTTTGCGAGGTAAATAAAAATGAAAATAAATAAAATATTATGCGCCGCGGCGGCGGCAGCCGCGCTGTTGGCGGCGTCTTCAGTCTCCGCGTTTTGCGCGCAGAGGCCCCTCTTTGAGATAAAGGCGCCGATGACCGTAGGCGCGCCTGTTACTGTGACGACTTCCGCTGGCGCGACTTGCGTGGTAGGCGCCGTGGTCAAGCTGCCCACGACGACGCGCTGGCCCAGCTACACCGCAAGCGCGTGGAGCACGCCGGGGACCGTCTGCGCCTCCGCAGTGAACGCCATGCACATGCTTCTTGCCGTAAAACAGGACAAGGGGCGCACGATGAGCATCATCCCGCAGGAGACGATAGCGCCAGCTGCGGGCGCAGGAGCTTCACTTGTGATCTCAACAAAGGCGGGAGAGGGCGTATTTGGCGCGTGGGCGCCGCCTGTCGGCTCTAAAGTTTTCGTCGAGCGCGGCGGAACGGTGAAGGAGATAAGCTCCTACAACACTCAGGCCGGCGCGCACTACCTTCCGCGCAGCGGCGACGTGCTTATAATAAAGGCGGACGAGTTCGACGACCTGCCCTATATGGTGGACATCGAAAACCGTCCGGGAGGCCGCGTCATAGGCTGGTACAAAAGAGGATACGAGCTGCTTGGGCGCGTCATCAGGCCGCTTGGCGGCACCGGCCGTTTTGAGGGCACGCTTTTTCAACGCACTGGCGCGATACGCGCGAACCACAGCGGCGTCATCGACGTCAGCACGTCGCCGCGAGGCGTAGTCGGCGGTTTTCAGATAATCCCGTGGGACCACGCAATCAGCTCAAAAGAGATGCAGAACGTCTGGAACATGACGCAGTGGCTGGTCATAGGGCCGGCGGACGGCAAATCAAAGCTCGGCGGCAGCATCCCCCTCTTTAAAGAGGGACTTGTGCCCGGCCCCGCAGCCGGAGAAAAATTGTGGGACATGTGGTCCACCTACGGCAGAAAATCTCTGGTGCTGGCGCGTTACAACGGCGGAAAATGGCAGCGTCTGAAAGAGGCCGACGGCAAGAGCGACACGGCGCTCAAAGAGATAACGGATCTTCGGATATATTATCCGTTCACGGAAGAGATACAAAAGGCGGATTAACGAAAACGACGCGCCCCGCGGGTGAGCTTTCACCCGCGGGGCGCGTCGTTTGTTGTTTTTATTGGCGGATCTTATATTACGAAAGCAGGCCGCTTTCTTTGACAGTATCCAGAACTATTTTTTGCAGCTCGGGGTCTTCGAGCGCCTTTGCGACGGTCGCCTTTATCCAGCCCTCTTTGACGCCGCAGTCGTGACGTTTGCCTGAATAGACGGCGCCATATACGGGCTCTTCGTCAAGCAGGGAGGAGATGGCGTCCGTCAGCTGAAATTCGCCTCCGGCTCCTCTTTTGATTTTTTTCAGATGATCGAATATTTTCGGGGAGAGCAGATAGCGCCCCATGATGGCGAGATTTGACGGCGCCTCTTCTTTCGACGGCTTTTCGACGAGCGCACGTATCTTATAGACGCCCGGCTCTATCTCCTCCGCGTCGACGATGCCGTATCTTGAGACATCCTCCCACGCCACCTCTTCGAGGCAGAGTACGGAGAAACCGTATTTTTCTCTGACGCGTTCAAGCTGCGAAAGAACGGTAGGCTCGGCCGCCATCACGTCGTCGGGAAGCAAAAGCCCAAAGTAATCATCGCCGCAAAGCTCCTCAGCGCAAAGAAGCGCGTGCCCCAGGCCAAGCGGACGTTCCTGAAAGGCGTAATGGAACGACGCCATGCGGCTGATTGCGTCAACTTTGTCGGCAAGCTCATCTTTGCCGCGCTCGCGCAGCATCGCCGAAAGTTCGGGTGACGGCTCGAAATATTTTTTGATGCTCTCTTTGCCCTGCCCCGTTACAAAGACGACGTCGGTGCAGCCGGAGGCTACTGCCTCGTCAACTCCGTGGTGTATGAGCGGACGGTCTACGAGCGGCATCATCTCTTTTGGAATGTCCTTTGTAGCGGGGAGAAATCTCGTACCAAGCCCAGCTACTGGAAAGACTGCTTTTTTTATCGGTTTGTATTCTTTCTGCGTCTTAGCGGTCATGCGCAGTACTCCTTTATGGCTGCCTCCATTATGTCGGCTGCGCGGTTCATCAGTTCAGCGTCGCGGCACTCCGCGAAGATGCGGATGAGCGGTTCCGTTCCAGAGGGTCGCAGCAGCATCCTGCCTTTGCCCGCAAGAAGCGCCTCAGCGGCGCGAGCCGCCTCCGCGACCTTAGGGCTTTCCATAACGCATTTTTTGTCTTTGACCCTCATGTTGCGAAGCACCTGCGGATATTTTTCAAAGCGGTCGTAGAGCGTCGTTATATCTTCGTTCAGTTCGCCTACCGCCTTTAAGAAAAGTATCCCTGAGCAGAGCCCGTCTCCGGTGTTTGCGTATTCCAGCGCTATGATGTGCCCCGACTGTTCGCCTCCGATGCGGCCTCCCTCGCGCCGCATCGTATCGAGTACGTACCGGTCTCCTACGGCGCAGCGGAAAACTTTTATTCCCTCTTCGTCCAGCAGGTCTTCAAGCGCCATGTTTGACATAACGGTCGCGGTGACTCCCGCGCCCAGCTCGTTGCGCGAGGCAAGCCACCTTCCGATGACCCAGAGCATGATGTCCCCGTCCAGCACGCGGCCCAAAGAATCGCAGAGCAGCACCCGGTCTGTATCGCCGTCGTAGGCGATGCCAAGTTCCGCACCCTCTTCCCTTACGCGCGCGGCGAGCGTCTCTATGTGCGTGACGCCTACGTTTTTATTGATGTTCATGCCGTCGGGAGTGTCCGCCATGAAGACGGCGCGTCCTTCCCACTCTTTGAAGAGAGGCTCTACGAAGGCAGATGCCGCGCCGTTCGCGGCGTCGATAACGACGGAGGCTTTTTTGTTTTTTATCTCACGGATGAGCTTGTGCAGCCTCTCCAAATACTGGAGCCTGTAGACGGAACCGTCGCTTACGCTTCCTATCTCCTCTGGACGTGCGAAGAGCGCAGCGGAGGCATCCAGGAATATCGCCTCTATGTCGGCTTCGTCGTCGTCTGTCAGTTTGAAGCCGTCTTTGTCAAGAAATTTGATGCCGTTATACTCCGCGGGGTTGTGAGAGGCGCTGATGACTGCGCCTCCTGCAAAGTCGTTTGCGGCGGCGGTGCTGCTGACGCCGGGCGTAGGAATGACGCCAAGGTCGCAGGCGTCTCCGCCGGCCGCGGTGATGCCTGCCATAAGCGCCGCCTGCAGCATTTCGCCCGACCTTCTCGTATCGCGCC
It includes:
- a CDS encoding Fur family transcriptional regulator is translated as MWTVDDGIAVLRERGAKITAQRIAILHQLEGRTDHPSADTLYRELSAEYSTMSVATLYSTAQLLADAGLIKILSIDDKRVYFDPTTSTHGHFLCRKCGKLFDIPVDEDEIFKSAASVRDNIAQIERTEIFFYGLCSDCLKI
- the mrtS gene encoding Synerg-CTERM system glutamic-type intramembrane protease MrtS — translated: MGTAISFAAGLFLLYWPYFWCWYKKVSPDTLGLYWDFNIRDMMQTLCVSALILAGLTVVAMNWPWENLPKHRGLWTALNMAGSGLAAAVIEETFFRGWLQPVLEKKLHPYAAIVVTNMIFAPIHLIVAPYWISLATFFPGLIMGWLKYRYKNLFPPALFHFVGNIWAIWFFPMPVKF
- the galU gene encoding UTP--glucose-1-phosphate uridylyltransferase GalU gives rise to the protein MTAKTQKEYKPIKKAVFPVAGLGTRFLPATKDIPKEMMPLVDRPLIHHGVDEAVASGCTDVVFVTGQGKESIKKYFEPSPELSAMLRERGKDELADKVDAISRMASFHYAFQERPLGLGHALLCAEELCGDDYFGLLLPDDVMAAEPTVLSQLERVREKYGFSVLCLEEVAWEDVSRYGIVDAEEIEPGVYKIRALVEKPSKEEAPSNLAIMGRYLLSPKIFDHLKKIKRGAGGEFQLTDAISSLLDEEPVYGAVYSGKRHDCGVKEGWIKATVAKALEDPELQKIVLDTVKESGLLS
- the glmM gene encoding phosphoglucosamine mutase; amino-acid sequence: MNNSKAEKKRQFFGTDGVRDIANNGMMRPEAAMRLGAAYVIFLRQNGFAHPAIAVGRDTRRSGEMLQAALMAGITAAGGDACDLGVIPTPGVSSTAAANDFAGGAVISASHNPAEYNGIKFLDKDGFKLTDDDEADIEAIFLDASAALFARPEEIGSVSDGSVYRLQYLERLHKLIREIKNKKASVVIDAANGAASAFVEPLFKEWEGRAVFMADTPDGMNINKNVGVTHIETLAARVREEGAELGIAYDGDTDRVLLCDSLGRVLDGDIMLWVIGRWLASRNELGAGVTATVMSNMALEDLLDEEGIKVFRCAVGDRYVLDTMRREGGRIGGEQSGHIIALEYANTGDGLCSGILFLKAVGELNEDITTLYDRFEKYPQVLRNMRVKDKKCVMESPKVAEAARAAEALLAGKGRMLLRPSGTEPLIRIFAECRDAELMNRAADIMEAAIKEYCA